One region of Molothrus ater isolate BHLD 08-10-18 breed brown headed cowbird unplaced genomic scaffold, BPBGC_Mater_1.1 matUn_MA345, whole genome shotgun sequence genomic DNA includes:
- the LOC118693245 gene encoding helicase SRCAP-like, whose protein sequence is MSPVLSPGSALCGAEDPEDIGAASQAQAEHALCGAEDPEDIRAASQAQAEHVAAMAEFSESPSPEGAPEEELSKAEQEIAALVEQLTPIERYAMNFLEASLEDVSREELKQAEEQVEAARKDIDQAKGGGGRFRLPPEEEEDEEEEEEEPSGGVANAGGGALTLEEAELSAEKGAEQRAGGEEVEGAGPGSCEGPGVCPAHLTPRGPVSA, encoded by the exons ATGTCccccgtgctgtccccaggctct gctctgtgcGGGGCCGAGGACCCCGAGGACATCGGCGCGGCCTCGCAGGCCCAGGCCGAGCAC gctctgtgcGGGGCCGAGGACCCCGAGGACATCCGGGCGGCCTCGCAGGCCCAGGCCGAGCACGTGGCCGCCATGGCCGAGTTCAGCGAGAGCCCCAGCCCCGAGGGAGCCCCCGAGGAGGAGCTGAGCAAGGCCGAGCAGGAGATCGCGGCGCTGGTGGAACAG ctgacCCCCATCGAGCGCTACGCCATGAACTTCCTGGAGGCCTCGCTCGAGGACgtcagcagggaggagctgaagcaggccgag GAGCAGGTGGAGGCCGCCCGCAAGGACATCGACCAGGCCaaggggggcggggggcgctTCCGGCTGCCCCCCGAGGAagaggaggacgaggaggaggaggaggaagagcccTCAGGGGGCGTGGCCAACGCCGGGGGCGGGGCTTTAACCCTGGAGGAGGCGGAGCTTAGCGCGGAGAAAGGGGCGGAGcaaagggcaggaggagaggaggtggagggggcggggcccggAAGTTGCGAAGGGCCCGGGGTTTGCCCCGCCCACCTCACCCCACGCGGGCCAGTCAGCGCTTGA
- the LOC118693244 gene encoding basic salivary proline-rich protein 2-like, which yields MSQPGPVTSSPPPAAAVVTSSPPPAVTSSPPPPQATPPPSPPTPPPVTSSPPPQATPPPSPPPPPPPVTSSPPPEAGLEEVVPAPPPPVAPPPRRRRSADVEIRQSQKSGPAAKVLRTLPGRLVTVLEAPPPSSERGGGSRGARRRPRAAPQATPPSSLTSAPPTKRRRGRPPKRRLLGGGGARARRRRQSGTAPQRSAHSQERGRGRRRGRPIRGPEGGAEEESPPRKRRRGRPPKMASPEHGGGEEGEGSTSPRPPSPAPPRSTRARPGAPLAPPLQREPRRRPRPPDDNSEEGVASSGGGVARRREPLPQPPVKRRRGGGANAGPAPTRRRRRGRGSPLAPPRRMQPPRRCAGPAQAGGGAAPQDPAAGVGAGLRGRKGKT from the exons atgtcacagcccgGCCCCGTGACGTCGTCGCCACCGCCGGCCGCCGCTGTGGTGACGTCATCGCCGCCGCCCGCGGTGACGTCATCGCCGCCGCCTCCTCAAGCCACGCCCCCGCCCTCCCCGCCAACGCCTCCCCCGGTGACGTCATCGCCGCCGCCGCAAGCCACGCCCccgccctcccctccccctcctcctcctcctgtgacGTCATCACCGCCTCCC GAGGCGGGGCTTGAAGAGGTTgtccccgccccgccgccccccgtGGCCCCGCCCCCTCGGCGCCGCCGCAGCGCCGACGTCGAGATCCGGCAGAGCCAAAAATCCGGCCCGGCCGCCAAAGTGCTCCGGACCCTCCCCGGCCGATTGGTCACCGTCCTCGAGGCCCCGCCCCCTTCCTCCGAAAGGGGCGGAGGCTCCCGAGGCGCCCGGCGCCGCCCCCGGGCCGCCCCACAGGCCACGCCCCCATCCTCACTAACATCGGCCCCGCCCACAAagcgccgccggggccgcccaCCCAAGCggaggctgctgggagggggcggggccagggCGAGGCGGCGGCGCCAATCCGGGACTGCCCCACAACGCTCCGCCCACTCACAAGAAAGGGGGCGTGGCCGGCGGCGTGGGCGTCCAATACGGGGCCCAGAGGGCGGGGCCGAGGAAGAGTCCCCGCCCCGGAAGCGGCGTCGGGGGCGGCCGCCCAAGATGGCGTCGCCCGAGCATGGTGGGGGTGAGGAAGGGGAGGGGTCAACGAGTCCCCGCCCACCATCGCCGGCCCCGCCCAGATCCACCCGGGCACGCCCTGGAGCGCCCTTGGCTCCGCCCCTTCAGAGGGAGCCACGGAGGAGGCCACGCCCACCCGATGACAACAGCGAGGAGGGCGTGGCTTCATCGGGAGGGGGTGTGGCCAGGCGTAGGGAGCCCCTCCCACAACCCCCGGTtaaaaggaggagagggggtGGGGCTAACGCTGGCCCCGCCCCCACAAGGAGGAGGCGGCGTGGGCGGGGCTCTCCCttggccccgccccgccggaTGCAGCCCCCCCGGCGCTGCGCTGGCCCcgcccaggctgggggaggggcAGCGCCACAGGACCCCGCCGCCGGGGTGGGGGCGGGGCTGAGGGGGAGGAAAGGCAAGACGTGA